The following DNA comes from Castor canadensis chromosome 15, mCasCan1.hap1v2, whole genome shotgun sequence.
GGGACTGAGCATGTCTTGAAGGTTTCCATGATAGTTCAGCAGAGGGAGAGCAGGTGAGACATCAGGAGCCTGAAGGCTGGAAGGAGCTTGGGGAGGAGGTGGGTAGGTTGGGGTGAGAGGCTCTGAATCAAGGGCCATACCTGGCCTCTAGGGGCCATGACATAAGGGGTATGCAAGGCTAGTAGTGCAGGCCTGAGAACTTCTGCCCTCCAGACCCCAACTGGTCCCCCAACCCAGTCAGCCTGGTAAGGAAGAGAATAACTATGCATTCTGGCAAAATCTCAGGTCTCCACCTGAGGAGCTCGTAGGATTGGGGCACTTAGGACATGCACATAATGGAAAGCTCAGTGTTGCCTCTGGGAAATGAATGTTTGCAAGGAGGCAAACTGAGTCCCATGTGGTGGCTGTTAGCCCTGCCCATTCTATGCTGGGGATCAGCTTGTGGAAGCACCCTGTCCCAGCCAAGCAGGCCACAGCTGGAGAAAGGAAGGCGATTAGTGCAAATATAAATACCTTTaatgaaatgcaaatataaatacCTTTAATGAAAACCATGTACACTCTGCAGAGCTGGGACAGTGGCCCCTGATGCAGGGCTGGAGGCACAGGCACTGCTAGCAGACTGGCTAGCTAGGCCAGAGGCCCCAGGAAGCATGCAAGGGCCAGAGCAGCAGCCAGCAGCACTGGCGCTGGAAGTGAGGCAGATGCAGATGCTATTGCCCGCAGAGTCTCCTGGTTGATCTCTGGGCCAGAGCCACGCTCTTGGATGCTCACAGGGACGCCACACAGAGCATGCAGGTTATCTGGGTGTGGGGCCCGACGAGCTTCTTGCTGTAGTGACTCCCACACGGCAGCTGCCTCCTCTGGGCATCCCGACAGGACTTGTGAGGCACAGGCATGGAAATCATTCCAGGACCTTTTAAAGGAATGGGATTAGGGGGTTTGGGGGAGGCAAAGGGTTTTGGAGTGGGAAGTGATTCAGACCCCAAGGGTGGCATGGATCTGGCAGTCTTCTACTTGCCTGCTGCCTCCCACCTGCCAGTACCTGCAGATAGTCTCCAGCTCGCCTCCACGACCCATGCCGTCTCCCAAGCGAATGAGACACTCAGCAAAGCCCTGGTATATCATGTCACAGCGGCTTATACCCTCCGAGGCTGCTGCTATGGGAGGTACAAGGACTGAGGGAATGGAGAATAGTTGATAGGATGAGCCAGGTCTATCCACCAGCCCCAAGGGGCTTGTTTACCTGAGAGTGCTCTGGGGACGTGACTCAACATGAAAATGTTGCTCTAGGGAACTGAGGGACATGTCTAGGGATCACTTGTATTGCTTCAAGACAGGACTCAGACTGGGAGGCATGAGGGTGGGGCAAAtggggggctggggtgggggacagggtaTAGTGTCCCAGGGGTCAGTTCCTCCTCTGAGCTTCTGGGGTCCTACATCAGGGTGGGAGAGGATGGTCAAAGTGGAGTCAGGGCGGGGTATTGAGGGATGGAGCCAGAGGCATAGGGCCATTGGACAAACATGAATCTCTGTAGACTTTCTGAGCTTCAATCGACACTCCCACCTTCTCCTTAAAGATGGGTGTCTGAGATGAAGCTAAGCAGGATAGACAGGGGCTGTGATGCAGATCAGACTCTCACAGAGGACCTCAGGGATCTCATGGCTGGGCTAGGAATCCCTTATCAGAAAAGGGGCTGCAAAATTTCAAGGCTCTTCCTCCATAAATGGGGTTCAGTTCACGCCTCATTTTCCATGCTGAAGCCACTGTTACACTTTCTTTCTCACAACTGCTCTCCACCCTGGTGCCCAATGCCAGGAAAGCTAGGTCTCCAGCTCCCACATACCCTGTAACCTGCTTGGTGGGGCCCAGCGAAAAGGGGTGCAGCCTGGGCTGGGTCCAGGACGCTAGCACTCACCGAATGGCAGCAACAGCAATAGCCTCAGGGCACGGGGCTGCCGCTGATCACGGCGCCACAGGCAGCAGCGGAGCATTGTCCCTGGCTGAGCCTAGTGCTGGATTTAGCGGCTAGGAGAACAGCCCTTCTGCCCAGCCCTCGGAAGAAGGGACCCTGATTGGATAGGAGCCGGAGGCGGAGCCTAAAGAAAAGCAGGCGACTCCGCCCCCCTGTACCCAGACAGGCAGAGACGTAGAATGGACCCCAGAGAGCAGAATCGCAGAGGCACAGGCTGAGGCTGAACTGGACCTAAGAGCCTTGCCCCAGAGTTGGAGAGGGGAGATCTGAGAATGCAGTCGATCAGATTAGTTATCCAAGATACCCGG
Coding sequences within:
- the Nrn1l gene encoding neuritin-like protein isoform X1 is translated as MLRCCLWRRDQRQPRALRLLLLLPFVLVPPIAAASEGISRCDMIYQGFAECLIRLGDGMGRGGELETICRSWNDFHACASQVLSGCPEEAAAVWESLQQEARRAPHPDNLHALCGVPVSIQERGSGPEINQETLRAIASASASLPAPVLLAAALALACFLGPLA
- the Nrn1l gene encoding neuritin-like protein isoform X2, with the protein product MLRCCLWRRDQRQPRALRLLLLLPFAAASEGISRCDMIYQGFAECLIRLGDGMGRGGELETICRSWNDFHACASQVLSGCPEEAAAVWESLQQEARRAPHPDNLHALCGVPVSIQERGSGPEINQETLRAIASASASLPAPVLLAAALALACFLGPLA